In a single window of the Cucumis melo cultivar AY chromosome 11, USDA_Cmelo_AY_1.0, whole genome shotgun sequence genome:
- the LOC127143966 gene encoding pectinesterase inhibitor-like, which produces MANNSCLLIVSLIGVLLFTIISNVASSNDVVSTICPKTSNPSFCSSVLKSAGTADLKGLAVYTLNLANTNARKSLTLAKSLATTTTNPQLKQLYSSCAESYDEAVGDIENAQKDLALGDFNAVNIVTSGAMTEIDDCQDNLGSFG; this is translated from the exons atggccAATAACTCTTGTCTTCTTATTGTGTCTCTCATTGGAGTTCTTTTGTTCACCATCATTTCAAATGTGGCATCATCTAACGACGTCGTTTCCACCATCTGTCCAAAAACTTCAAACCCGTCGTTTTGTTCAAGTGTGTTGAAATCTGCAGGTACTGCAGATCTAAAAGGCTTGGCTGTATACACCTTAAACCTTGCCAATACAAATGCTCGCAAATCTTTGACCTTAGCCAAGTCACTTGCAACAACCACCACCAATCCTCAACTTAAGCAACTATATTCGTCTTGTGCTGAGAGCTATGATGAAGCTGTTGGTGACattgaaaatgcccaaaaagACTTGGCACTTGGTGACTTTAATGCTGTCAATATTGTAACTTCTGGTGCCATGACAGAGATTGACGACTGTCAGGATAA TCTTGGAAGCTTTGGCTAG